Proteins encoded in a region of the Geoanaerobacter pelophilus genome:
- the rsfS gene encoding ribosome silencing factor, translated as MSVKKEISSLDRALKCAEYALDKKAYEVKILEIARLSSIADYLVIASGTSDKQVQAIAESVRTGLKKFGKPLDIEGLAEGKWVVIDYGDVLFHVFIEELRSYYDLDGLWQVAPQVEIPEKFLWETKGA; from the coding sequence ATGAGCGTTAAAAAAGAGATCAGCAGCCTGGACCGCGCATTGAAATGCGCTGAATATGCTCTGGACAAGAAGGCGTACGAAGTTAAGATTCTGGAGATTGCGCGGCTTTCCAGCATTGCCGATTACCTGGTGATCGCCAGCGGGACCTCGGACAAGCAGGTTCAGGCCATTGCCGAATCAGTCCGCACCGGATTGAAGAAGTTCGGCAAGCCGCTGGATATAGAAGGGCTGGCAGAGGGAAAATGGGTTGTCATCGACTACGGCGATGTCCTGTTCCATGTCTTTATCGAGGAACTCAGGAGCTACTACGATCTGGACGGCCTGTGGCAGGTTGCGCCCCAGGTGGAGATCCCTGAAAAGTTCCTCTGGGAGACGAAAGGGGCGTGA
- the nadD gene encoding nicotinate-nucleotide adenylyltransferase has product MRIGILGGTFNPIHLAHLRIAEEVRENLALDRITFIPAASPPHKPMNGELPFELRCELVRVAIADNESFQLSRIEGERAGKSYSIDTLRALGEQRPADELFFIIGSDSFLEFGTWHEYRAIFQCSSIVVVERPGARVPNLSEALPEEVRSEFVLDRAANRLDHRSGHQVHYLGECLLDISSTRIRNLARQGRSIRYLVPAAVERYIIEQGLYADER; this is encoded by the coding sequence ATGAGAATCGGGATCCTGGGGGGCACATTCAATCCGATTCACCTTGCTCATCTTCGCATCGCCGAGGAGGTCAGGGAAAATCTCGCCCTGGACCGGATCACCTTTATCCCGGCAGCATCACCGCCGCATAAACCGATGAATGGCGAATTGCCGTTCGAGCTCCGTTGTGAGCTGGTCAGGGTGGCCATCGCGGACAATGAGTCGTTTCAGCTTTCCCGGATTGAAGGCGAACGTGCGGGGAAATCGTATTCCATCGACACCCTGCGGGCACTTGGCGAGCAACGGCCGGCTGATGAGCTGTTCTTTATTATCGGTAGTGATTCATTCTTGGAATTCGGGACCTGGCATGAATACCGCGCGATTTTCCAATGCTCCAGCATCGTTGTGGTGGAGCGGCCAGGGGCGCGGGTGCCGAACCTGTCCGAGGCCCTGCCGGAAGAGGTCAGAAGCGAATTTGTTTTAGATCGGGCGGCCAATCGTCTCGATCACCGGTCGGGCCATCAGGTCCATTATCTGGGAGAATGTCTGCTCGACATCTCCTCAACCCGCATCCGCAATCTGGCGAGACAGGGGCGGTCGATCCGCTACCTGGTCCCTGCTGCAGTGGAACGGTATATTATTGAACAGGGGTTATACGCAGATGAGCGTTAA
- a CDS encoding glutamate-5-semialdehyde dehydrogenase: MTIAEQIRQIAENARKASHRMARLSSGAKNDLLLAMATTLELGTPGLIAENAKDLEAGAAKGLSAAMLDRLMLDDQRIKGMADALREVAALPDPVGEVTKMWKRPNDLMVGKMRIPLGVIGIVYEARPNVTADAAALCLKAGNAVILRGGSEAIHSNRAIAALLQGEMTKAGIPAEALAVIPFTEREGVLEMLKQEDLIDLIIPRGGESLIRFVVEHSKIPVIKHYKGVCHLLVDASADFAMAEKIIINAKTQRPGVCNSLETLLIHKDAAPQFVPQIAAALSNLKVELRGDEIFREHAPQAKVATEQDWHEEFLDLILACRVVGSLDEAIDHINTYGSLHTEAIVTSDYANAQRFIREVNSSCVLVNASTRFADGNQLGLGAEIGISTTKLHSFGPMGLEDLTTTKFIVYGDGQVRC, encoded by the coding sequence ATGACCATAGCTGAACAGATCAGGCAGATTGCAGAAAATGCCCGCAAGGCTTCGCACCGCATGGCCCGGCTTTCGTCAGGCGCCAAAAATGACCTGTTGCTGGCAATGGCGACGACGCTGGAACTTGGTACGCCAGGGCTGATTGCCGAGAATGCCAAAGACCTGGAAGCCGGCGCTGCCAAGGGGCTGTCCGCGGCCATGCTCGACCGTCTGATGCTCGATGATCAGCGGATTAAGGGGATGGCTGACGCCTTGCGCGAGGTTGCGGCACTGCCTGATCCCGTGGGCGAAGTGACCAAGATGTGGAAACGCCCGAATGACCTGATGGTCGGCAAGATGCGGATTCCTTTGGGGGTTATCGGCATCGTCTACGAGGCGCGGCCGAACGTAACCGCCGATGCTGCCGCCCTCTGCCTGAAAGCCGGTAACGCCGTGATCCTGCGCGGCGGCTCCGAGGCGATTCACTCGAATCGCGCCATTGCTGCCCTGTTGCAGGGAGAGATGACTAAGGCCGGCATTCCTGCGGAAGCACTGGCAGTCATCCCGTTTACTGAGCGGGAAGGGGTGCTGGAGATGCTGAAGCAGGAGGATTTGATCGACCTGATCATCCCCCGCGGCGGCGAGAGTCTGATCCGGTTCGTGGTGGAGCATTCGAAAATCCCGGTAATCAAACATTACAAAGGGGTCTGCCACCTGCTGGTCGATGCCTCGGCAGATTTCGCCATGGCTGAGAAGATCATCATCAATGCCAAGACCCAGCGTCCAGGAGTGTGCAACTCCCTGGAGACACTGCTGATCCATAAGGACGCTGCCCCGCAATTTGTGCCGCAGATTGCGGCTGCACTCAGTAACCTCAAGGTAGAGTTGCGCGGTGATGAGATATTCCGGGAGCATGCCCCCCAGGCAAAGGTGGCTACCGAACAGGATTGGCACGAGGAGTTTCTTGATCTGATCCTGGCCTGCCGGGTGGTAGGATCGCTGGATGAGGCGATTGACCATATCAATACCTACGGCTCGCTGCATACCGAGGCGATTGTCACCAGTGACTACGCCAATGCCCAGCGGTTTATCCGCGAGGTCAACTCCAGCTGCGTGCTGGTCAATGCCTCAACCCGGTTTGCCGACGGCAACCAGCTGGGGCTCGGCGCGGAGATCGGGATCTCGACCACCAAGCTCCATTCCTTCGGGCCAATGGGGCTGGAAGACCTGACCACAACCAAGTTCATCGTCTATGGAGACGGCCAGGTCAGGTGCTGA
- the proB gene encoding glutamate 5-kinase, giving the protein MRGELLKNVRRIVVKIGSRVLTTVQNDLDRQRIAAIAAEISQLRSKGIEVIVVTSGAVAAGRSMLGVDRPRTIPQKQAAAAVGQPRLMNAYEEALGHFAINTAQMLLTRDDLSDRQRFLNARATIDTLLSCDIVPIINENDTVAVEEIKFGDNDNLSALVTNLSESDLLIILTDIDGFYDSDPRTNPDARLVPLVRGITREIEQAAGGSGSSVGTGGMATKISAAKKAGRFGIPTIIANGSREGILERLMTGEELGTFFLPAGESLNRRKHWIAYTLRPRGRIIVDAGAAKVLRQHGKSLLPSGMVAVEGEFERGACVRIVAKDGSEIGRGLADYSSRECLMILGRQSGELEEILGYRYGDEVIHRDNLVIVP; this is encoded by the coding sequence ATGCGAGGGGAGCTGTTAAAAAACGTACGGCGGATAGTGGTCAAGATCGGCAGCAGAGTGCTGACTACTGTGCAGAACGATCTGGACCGGCAGAGGATTGCCGCCATTGCCGCTGAAATATCCCAACTCCGAAGCAAGGGAATTGAGGTCATTGTTGTGACTTCCGGTGCGGTTGCCGCCGGACGGAGCATGCTCGGCGTCGATCGCCCCAGGACGATTCCCCAGAAGCAGGCAGCTGCGGCAGTCGGCCAGCCGCGGTTGATGAACGCCTACGAAGAGGCGCTAGGCCATTTCGCCATCAATACCGCCCAGATGCTGCTGACCCGCGACGACCTTTCCGATCGCCAGCGGTTTCTGAACGCCCGCGCTACCATCGATACCCTTCTTTCCTGCGATATTGTGCCGATCATCAATGAAAATGACACGGTTGCCGTCGAGGAGATCAAGTTCGGCGACAATGATAATCTCTCGGCCCTGGTGACCAACCTGTCAGAATCCGACCTGCTCATAATTCTTACCGATATCGACGGGTTCTACGATTCTGATCCGCGCACCAATCCGGATGCCCGCCTTGTGCCGTTGGTAAGAGGCATTACCAGGGAAATCGAGCAGGCGGCCGGTGGCAGCGGCTCGTCGGTCGGCACCGGCGGCATGGCAACCAAGATATCAGCCGCAAAAAAGGCCGGCCGGTTTGGTATTCCCACGATAATCGCTAACGGGAGCAGAGAAGGCATTCTGGAGAGACTGATGACCGGCGAGGAGCTTGGTACCTTCTTTCTCCCTGCCGGTGAGAGCCTTAACCGCCGCAAACATTGGATTGCCTATACCCTGCGTCCCCGAGGGCGGATCATTGTCGATGCCGGGGCCGCAAAGGTACTAAGGCAACATGGCAAGAGCCTGCTCCCTTCCGGGATGGTTGCGGTTGAAGGGGAGTTCGAGCGAGGCGCCTGTGTGCGCATTGTCGCCAAGGACGGCAGCGAAATTGGCCGGGGGTTGGCTGACTATTCCAGCCGTGAGTGCCTGATGATCCTTGGTCGGCAGAGCGGCGAGCTTGAGGAAATCCTTGGCTATCGCTACGGCGACGAAGTAATTCATCGGGACAACCTGGTAATCGTCCCATAA
- the obgE gene encoding GTPase ObgE: protein MQFVDEVKIHARSGDGGAGCVSFRREKFIPYGGPDGGDGGDGGSVIIEAITGVSTLLDLKQRPHQKAERGRHGMGKDRHGASGDDLVIKVPVGTVVKDAETGEVIADLTEAGERFVILKGGRGGQGNARFKTSTNRVPRFSQPGEPGEERTFRLELKLLADVGLLGFPSVGKSSLITKISAARPKIADYPFTTLVPNLGVVAYKNYRSFVVADIPGIIEGAHEGAGLGHRFLRHVERTRILLHLLDPCRTHDSDPIKDYETLNSELAKFDEELAQRPQIVVVNKMDLQDVRELLTVMLPYFQDKGIAVFSISALTGEGIPELLDEIARYLWSDAGA from the coding sequence ATGCAATTCGTAGATGAAGTCAAGATACATGCCCGTTCGGGCGATGGCGGCGCCGGATGCGTGTCATTCCGCCGCGAGAAATTCATCCCTTATGGCGGTCCGGACGGCGGTGACGGCGGCGATGGCGGCAGCGTCATTATTGAGGCAATTACCGGTGTTTCCACACTGCTTGATCTCAAGCAACGCCCTCATCAAAAGGCAGAGCGGGGACGGCACGGCATGGGTAAAGACCGTCATGGCGCCTCCGGCGATGATCTGGTCATAAAGGTGCCGGTCGGTACCGTGGTCAAGGATGCTGAGACCGGTGAAGTTATTGCTGACCTGACCGAAGCCGGGGAGCGGTTTGTCATTCTCAAAGGGGGGCGTGGCGGTCAGGGTAATGCCAGGTTCAAGACCTCAACCAACCGCGTGCCGCGGTTTTCCCAGCCGGGCGAGCCGGGCGAAGAGCGCACCTTCCGCCTGGAGCTGAAGCTGCTTGCCGATGTCGGGCTTCTTGGTTTCCCCAGTGTCGGCAAGTCATCACTTATTACCAAGATCTCTGCTGCCAGGCCAAAGATTGCCGATTATCCGTTTACCACGCTGGTGCCGAACCTGGGGGTTGTGGCCTATAAGAATTACCGCTCTTTTGTCGTTGCCGACATTCCGGGGATTATCGAGGGGGCTCACGAAGGGGCTGGTCTCGGTCACCGTTTTCTGCGGCATGTGGAGCGGACGAGAATCCTGCTGCATCTCCTCGATCCTTGCCGGACCCATGATTCCGATCCAATCAAGGACTATGAAACCCTCAATTCCGAACTGGCAAAGTTCGATGAAGAGCTTGCGCAACGGCCGCAGATCGTTGTTGTTAATAAAATGGACTTGCAGGATGTGCGGGAACTTCTGACGGTAATGCTCCCGTATTTCCAGGATAAAGGCATTGCTGTGTTTTCGATTTCGGCCCTGACCGGCGAGGGGATCCCGGAGCTGCTCGATGAGATTGCACGTTATCTATGGTCTGATGCCGGAGCTTGA
- the rpmA gene encoding 50S ribosomal protein L27: MAHKKGVGSSRNGRDSDGQRLGCKKFGGEAVRAGNIIYRQHGTKIHPGNNVGCGKDYTLFALVDGVVKYERLGRDRKKVSVYPAN, translated from the coding sequence ATGGCACATAAAAAAGGGGTCGGCAGCAGTCGTAACGGACGCGATTCTGACGGCCAGAGACTCGGATGTAAAAAGTTCGGTGGCGAAGCAGTAAGGGCCGGCAACATTATTTACCGGCAGCATGGCACTAAAATCCATCCAGGCAACAATGTCGGGTGCGGCAAGGATTACACCCTCTTTGCCCTGGTTGACGGAGTGGTCAAGTACGAGCGTTTGGGCCGTGACCGCAAGAAGGTTTCTGTCTACCCGGCGAACTGA
- the rplU gene encoding 50S ribosomal protein L21, with protein sequence MYAVVKTGGKQYKVSEGDLLKVEKLEGAVGDTVELGEVLMVGGDTVKIGTPLVPSASVVGTIVEQGKDKKILVFKSKRRKNSRKLNGHRQPRTILKIEKINA encoded by the coding sequence ATGTACGCAGTTGTAAAAACCGGAGGGAAGCAGTACAAAGTTTCCGAGGGCGACCTGCTTAAGGTCGAGAAACTCGAGGGGGCAGTGGGCGACACTGTCGAACTTGGGGAAGTCCTGATGGTTGGCGGCGATACGGTTAAAATCGGAACACCGTTAGTGCCAAGCGCTTCTGTGGTCGGCACTATTGTCGAGCAGGGAAAAGACAAGAAAATCCTGGTTTTCAAGTCGAAGAGGCGCAAGAACTCCCGTAAATTAAACGGGCACCGTCAGCCGAGAACCATCCTGAAAATTGAAAAGATCAACGCATAA
- a CDS encoding Rieske (2Fe-2S) protein, producing the protein MPLVAKLGDIPNWGKKVVELDGVQILLINVKGEIFACENECPHQGSPLNAGVVKDGPTLSCPRHGYKFNLRSGACNDYPEYVLKTYPIRLEGEDVFLDVG; encoded by the coding sequence ATGCCGCTGGTCGCGAAACTAGGTGATATTCCTAACTGGGGGAAAAAGGTGGTTGAGCTGGACGGCGTTCAGATCCTGCTGATAAATGTCAAGGGGGAGATCTTCGCCTGCGAAAATGAATGTCCGCACCAGGGGAGCCCTTTGAACGCCGGAGTGGTGAAGGACGGCCCCACTCTCTCCTGTCCCCGCCACGGATACAAGTTCAATCTGAGAAGCGGTGCGTGCAACGATTACCCTGAATATGTGCTCAAAACCTATCCCATAAGGCTTGAAGGGGAAGATGTTTTTCTTGATGTAGGGTGA
- a CDS encoding Rne/Rng family ribonuclease, whose amino-acid sequence MANELVINTAPHETRIALIENGTIAELYIERSKVKGIVGNIYKGRVVRVLPGMQAAFVDIGLEKAAFLYVADVFDAMDEYESFMEGNGSKKDEVQTGDPDEPVLHPMHPIEDLLQEGQELLVQVSKEPIGTKGARITAHISLPGRHLVYIPTVDHVGISRRIEEEEERERLKSIVERIKPAGSGFIVRTVSEGKSEEDLLADMKYLLKLWEEVAKKKEKVHAPALIHSDLDVTQKVVRDILTESVDRIVVDSKPEHDKIVQFISTFMPKMKYSIELYDEEEPIFDNFGLEVEISRGLGRKVWLKSGGYIIIEQTEALTAIDVNTGRFVGKHNLEDTILKTNLEAVKEIAYQLRLRNIGGIIIIDFIDMEKEVNREKVFTALEEAMKADKSKTNILKISELGLVEMTRKRVRESMGRMMCEPCPYCEGRGYVKSKTTICHEIFRELRREMLDIRGTKAMLTVHPQVADLLYDEERRGLEELERKFKKRITVRAKPGFHQEQFEILIN is encoded by the coding sequence ATGGCAAATGAACTGGTAATAAATACCGCTCCCCACGAAACCCGGATTGCCCTGATAGAAAATGGGACAATTGCCGAACTCTATATTGAGCGGAGCAAGGTCAAGGGGATTGTCGGGAACATTTACAAGGGGAGAGTAGTGCGGGTTCTCCCCGGCATGCAGGCTGCTTTTGTGGACATTGGGCTCGAAAAGGCCGCGTTTCTTTATGTGGCGGATGTCTTCGATGCAATGGATGAGTATGAGTCATTCATGGAAGGCAACGGCAGCAAAAAGGACGAGGTGCAGACCGGTGACCCTGATGAGCCGGTACTCCATCCTATGCACCCAATAGAGGACTTGCTGCAGGAAGGGCAGGAACTGCTGGTGCAGGTCTCCAAGGAGCCTATCGGCACAAAAGGCGCACGGATAACTGCTCACATTTCGCTGCCTGGCAGACATCTTGTCTATATCCCCACGGTTGACCATGTCGGGATTTCCCGGCGCATTGAGGAGGAGGAAGAGCGCGAGCGCCTCAAGTCGATCGTTGAGCGGATAAAGCCGGCCGGGAGCGGCTTTATCGTTAGGACTGTCTCTGAGGGTAAGAGCGAAGAAGACCTGCTTGCAGACATGAAATACCTGCTCAAACTGTGGGAAGAGGTCGCCAAGAAAAAGGAAAAGGTTCATGCCCCGGCTCTGATCCATTCCGACCTGGACGTTACGCAGAAAGTGGTGCGCGATATCCTCACTGAATCGGTTGATCGCATCGTGGTTGATTCAAAGCCTGAACACGACAAAATTGTGCAGTTTATCTCCACCTTCATGCCGAAGATGAAGTATTCGATTGAACTGTACGACGAGGAAGAGCCGATTTTTGATAACTTCGGGCTGGAGGTCGAGATCAGTCGCGGTCTGGGCCGCAAGGTATGGCTGAAGAGCGGCGGCTATATCATAATCGAGCAGACCGAAGCGCTGACGGCGATTGACGTCAATACTGGCCGGTTTGTCGGCAAGCACAACCTTGAGGATACCATTCTCAAGACGAACCTTGAGGCAGTCAAGGAGATTGCCTATCAGCTCCGGTTGCGCAATATCGGCGGCATAATCATCATCGACTTCATCGATATGGAGAAAGAGGTCAACCGGGAGAAGGTGTTCACTGCCTTGGAAGAGGCGATGAAGGCCGACAAGTCTAAAACCAACATCCTGAAGATCTCCGAACTCGGGTTGGTGGAGATGACTCGCAAACGGGTGCGTGAGAGCATGGGGCGGATGATGTGCGAACCATGCCCGTATTGTGAGGGGCGTGGCTATGTCAAGTCAAAGACTACCATCTGTCATGAGATTTTCCGTGAGCTGCGCCGTGAGATGCTTGATATCAGAGGAACCAAGGCGATGCTCACCGTTCATCCCCAGGTGGCAGATCTCCTTTATGACGAGGAGCGCCGGGGGCTTGAGGAGTTGGAGCGCAAGTTCAAGAAAAGGATCACCGTGAGGGCAAAGCCTGGTTTCCACCAGGAACAGTTCGAGATCCTTATTAACTGA
- a CDS encoding TIGR03960 family B12-binding radical SAM protein, translating to MQDNYLLSIEKPARYIGQEMGSIIKSDAELRFILAFPDVYEVGMSHLGIKILYAILNKEPWLAAERVFAPWPDMEELMRRDGLSLSSLETATPLSSADIVGFTLQYELSYTNILNMLELGGIEILAKDRANDDPLVIGGGPCCANPEPLADFFDAFLLGDGEEAVLEIAAVVRQARKEGVARVELLERLAMIEGVYVPSLFEVEYTVDGCISGVVSLRQGYGPVRRRFVADLDQAEFPVEPVVPFMKTVHDRVSIEIARGCTRGCRFCQAGYLYRPVRERNPEKVLALVADALRNSGYEEISLLSLSAGDYCRIEPLISSLMAKYADDRIAVSLPSLRVGTLTPELVEEIKKVRKTGFTLAPEAGSERLRSAINKGISEEDLLLNAYSAYSAGWRVIKLYFMMGLPGETEEDLNAIVSLARQVKAQGKRTGHGGEVNVSVSTFVPKAHTPFQWEPQISEEETVARQRILRNELRKGKLNFKWHDSPLSMLEGVFARGDRRLGKLLVRARALGCCFDGWSERFNVAGWQQAFAECGLNPDWYLRRRRLDEVLPWDHLDFGITKKFLLAELERSGTGVYTEDCRHGVCSGCGVCDFDQIKMRTLGAEGDQSIEKVASVTEPVSNKTGAKRMRLRFEKTGLMRYLSHLEMLNMFSRAVSRAGVPVRYSQGFHPHPRFSFATALSVGVESYCEYMDLDVYENGDAVQIADSLNCVLPSGVRIVASQEIPLNSPSLSVIIDAVRYRVALRELSPSDLRQKADAFVALESSKWVRQKRGKTTEFDLRHELKELSVDGAVLEMVIARGKPLEFAAAITGLPLEQLVGSRIEKIEVIFSDSLG from the coding sequence GTGCAGGACAATTATCTTCTGAGCATAGAAAAGCCGGCGCGTTACATCGGCCAGGAAATGGGCTCCATCATTAAATCTGATGCCGAACTGCGGTTTATTTTGGCGTTCCCGGACGTTTATGAAGTTGGCATGAGTCACCTTGGCATAAAGATATTGTATGCAATCCTGAATAAAGAGCCATGGCTCGCAGCAGAGCGCGTTTTTGCTCCCTGGCCGGATATGGAAGAGCTGATGCGCCGGGATGGGCTCTCGCTGAGTTCTCTTGAAACGGCGACACCGCTCTCTTCTGCCGACATCGTCGGGTTTACCCTTCAGTATGAACTTTCCTATACCAATATTCTCAACATGTTGGAATTGGGCGGCATAGAGATTTTAGCTAAGGACAGAGCTAATGATGACCCGCTGGTCATTGGCGGCGGTCCCTGCTGCGCTAATCCCGAACCACTTGCTGATTTTTTTGATGCGTTTCTTCTTGGAGACGGGGAAGAGGCTGTGCTGGAGATTGCGGCTGTCGTTCGGCAGGCCCGCAAGGAAGGGGTTGCTCGCGTAGAGTTGCTGGAACGGCTTGCAATGATAGAAGGGGTTTATGTCCCTTCGCTGTTTGAGGTGGAGTATACAGTTGATGGTTGCATTAGTGGGGTTGTGTCGCTGCGCCAGGGGTATGGTCCGGTAAGGCGCCGCTTTGTGGCTGATCTGGATCAGGCCGAGTTTCCAGTTGAACCCGTTGTCCCTTTTATGAAGACCGTCCATGACCGGGTAAGCATCGAGATCGCCAGGGGGTGTACCAGGGGGTGCCGGTTCTGCCAGGCAGGTTATCTTTACCGGCCGGTACGCGAGCGTAACCCGGAGAAGGTTCTGGCACTGGTTGCCGACGCACTGCGCAACTCCGGTTACGAGGAGATATCCCTGCTGTCTCTGTCAGCCGGTGACTACTGCCGGATTGAGCCGTTGATCAGTTCCCTTATGGCAAAATATGCTGATGACCGGATAGCTGTGTCTCTGCCGTCATTAAGGGTCGGAACGCTCACTCCGGAACTGGTTGAGGAGATTAAAAAAGTACGCAAGACTGGGTTTACTCTTGCGCCTGAGGCAGGCAGCGAGCGGCTGCGCTCAGCCATAAACAAAGGGATCAGCGAGGAAGACCTGTTGTTGAACGCCTACTCTGCCTATTCCGCAGGATGGCGGGTGATCAAGCTCTATTTCATGATGGGGCTCCCCGGTGAGACCGAAGAAGACCTGAACGCCATTGTTTCATTGGCTCGACAGGTAAAGGCTCAAGGAAAGCGAACCGGCCATGGCGGTGAAGTCAATGTTTCGGTTTCAACCTTTGTCCCCAAAGCGCATACCCCGTTCCAGTGGGAGCCGCAGATCAGCGAAGAAGAAACCGTTGCGCGTCAGCGCATCCTGCGCAATGAGCTGCGCAAGGGGAAGCTCAACTTCAAGTGGCACGATTCGCCGCTCTCAATGCTGGAAGGGGTTTTTGCCCGCGGTGATCGCCGATTGGGAAAGCTCCTTGTCCGTGCCCGCGCCTTGGGGTGCTGCTTCGACGGCTGGAGTGAGCGGTTTAATGTTGCCGGTTGGCAACAGGCTTTTGCCGAGTGTGGCTTGAATCCTGATTGGTATCTTCGTCGCAGGCGGCTGGACGAGGTTCTCCCCTGGGACCATCTTGACTTTGGCATAACAAAAAAGTTCCTGCTGGCCGAGTTGGAACGCTCCGGGACCGGAGTTTACACCGAGGATTGCCGCCATGGCGTGTGCTCAGGATGCGGCGTGTGCGATTTTGATCAGATTAAAATGAGAACGCTGGGTGCCGAGGGTGATCAATCAATCGAAAAGGTTGCTTCAGTCACTGAACCTGTGTCAAACAAAACAGGGGCAAAACGGATGCGCCTGAGATTCGAAAAGACCGGACTGATGAGGTATCTGAGCCATCTGGAGATGCTCAACATGTTTTCCCGGGCAGTGAGCCGGGCCGGGGTGCCGGTGCGTTATTCTCAGGGGTTTCATCCCCACCCGCGTTTTTCCTTTGCAACTGCGCTTTCGGTTGGTGTGGAGTCGTACTGCGAGTATATGGATCTGGATGTTTATGAAAATGGTGATGCTGTTCAGATTGCAGATAGCCTGAATTGCGTACTCCCCAGTGGTGTGAGAATTGTCGCTAGCCAAGAAATCCCGTTGAACAGCCCGTCTCTGTCGGTTATCATTGATGCTGTGAGGTACCGGGTTGCGCTTCGGGAACTTTCTCCTTCAGACCTTCGCCAGAAGGCTGACGCCTTTGTTGCGCTCGAATCCTCTAAGTGGGTACGGCAAAAGCGTGGTAAAACAACGGAATTTGATTTGCGGCATGAGCTGAAAGAGCTGAGTGTGGACGGGGCTGTCCTGGAAATGGTTATTGCCAGGGGCAAGCCTCTTGAGTTCGCGGCCGCGATCACCGGTTTGCCGCTGGAGCAGCTGGTCGGCAGCCGCATAGAAAAGATAGAAGTGATATTTTCCGATTCTCTCGGTTAG
- a CDS encoding exosortase system-associated protein, TIGR04073 family, with amino-acid sequence MKNLRQKLNSDPMRLMRTVIVIAALLVSIALPNLASADRYKTADTSSPQEVADGMGTKFTRGIANVATGWGELPKQIYYTTKEDGWGKGLAVGPFKGIIMMLVRTVSGAIEVMTFPVPYPGFYDPIFDPAYVWQKE; translated from the coding sequence TTGAAAAACCTTCGACAAAAACTGAATAGCGATCCTATGCGATTGATGCGGACCGTTATAGTGATTGCTGCCCTGCTGGTATCAATTGCTTTACCCAACTTGGCCTCAGCAGATCGGTATAAGACCGCGGATACCTCTTCACCTCAGGAAGTGGCCGACGGTATGGGAACCAAGTTTACTCGGGGCATCGCAAATGTGGCAACCGGGTGGGGTGAACTTCCCAAGCAAATTTACTATACGACCAAAGAGGATGGTTGGGGTAAAGGGCTTGCTGTTGGGCCGTTCAAGGGGATTATCATGATGCTGGTCAGGACCGTTTCCGGTGCTATCGAGGTAATGACATTCCCGGTGCCATACCCCGGATTCTATGACCCAATATTCGATCCCGCCTATGTTTGGCAGAAAGAATAA
- a CDS encoding exosortase system-associated protein, TIGR04073 family → MRNNTYFLLLLLFCLALPAPASAQESQPPAAIVEKMAFKLARGVTNVATCVAEIPKQTVNTVRDRGSVGYVIGPLKGIGMTIYRGLVGGVEAIFFLVPQPGYYDPMMDPEYVWHGWGDANIEKPSTKTE, encoded by the coding sequence ATGCGCAACAATACTTATTTCCTGCTTCTGCTTCTCTTCTGCCTGGCACTGCCAGCGCCGGCATCAGCTCAGGAATCACAGCCTCCTGCGGCGATTGTGGAAAAAATGGCATTCAAACTTGCCCGGGGGGTGACCAACGTCGCGACCTGCGTGGCGGAGATTCCCAAGCAGACCGTAAATACGGTTCGTGACCGCGGATCGGTAGGTTACGTGATCGGCCCGCTGAAAGGAATCGGGATGACCATTTATCGCGGGCTGGTTGGAGGGGTGGAGGCGATATTTTTCCTGGTGCCTCAGCCCGGCTATTATGACCCGATGATGGATCCGGAGTATGTTTGGCATGGATGGGGGGACGCGAACATTGAAAAACCTTCGACAAAAACTGAATAG